DNA sequence from the Candidatus Sulfuricurvum sp. RIFRC-1 genome:
GATTTGAAAAACCGCCGTTGTAGCCGCTAATGGCATAAAAATTATCCAATCGTTTATTTTGGAGCAAAACCAGATAGTGGGTAGCGACTTGAGCAGAGAGTTTAATATCTCCCAACAATCGTCCAGCCAACTGTACGTCGCTAAGCTTATTAAGCCAGCGGAGTTTTTTAACGTTTTGTGAGACGTGGCGTGCGGTAGCAACTTGAATCTGCATCGGACCCAGAGAAGCTTTGGTAAATGATTTTTTATGTCTGAAGTCGCCTATGGTATTTTTCCCGGCACTGCTCTCCGTTAAACAAATCGCACTGACTGTATTTTCATACGTGTTGCCGTTTCTATCGGGAATCGATTTTGCGACATCGCGTACGGTTTGTAATACATGGAGTTGTTTAGGGGTCATGGAATCACCAAAAAGTGATAAAGCAAGCAGTAGTATTAGGGAAAGAAATCTCAAATTTGCACCTCGATTATGGAATATGAAATTTTAGGGTACTGGG
Encoded proteins:
- a CDS encoding transglycosylase SLT domain-containing protein, with amino-acid sequence MTPKQLHVLQTVRDVAKSIPDRNGNTYENTVSAICLTESSAGKNTIGDFRHKKSFTKASLGPMQIQVATARHVSQNVKKLRWLNKLSDVQLAGRLLGDIKLSAQVATHYLVLLQNKRLDNFYAISGYNGGFSNRPYYNRVMKNMNLVNHLVSSGKLS